The Panicum hallii strain FIL2 chromosome 5, PHallii_v3.1, whole genome shotgun sequence genome contains the following window.
ACTCGGGCACTTTCCTGGGCGAGCGCGACGACAGCCCCGCGCCCGACAGTTACCGGAGGAGGCTGCTCGGCGTCGAGGAAGACACCGCACCGTGGGTGAACGCCCCGGAGAGGAGGCTGCTCAAAGGCAACAACTTCCAGAGCAGGCTGACGCCCAACGTGGTGGTGGCCAAGGACGGCAGCGGCAAGTTCAAGACCATCAACGAGGCGCTCAACGCCATGCCCGCCAAGTACACCGGAAGGTgccgacgcacgcgcacgcgcgtgcatCCATTCATCCATGCTCTTTTCTTTCGTCAGATCCAGCTATGGAGAAGCTGTTGGGCATACGCCGATGACTCTAGCTTCTGCTCTCTCGTGCGCGGGACAGGTACCTGATCTACGTGAAGCAGGGGGTGTACGAGGAGTACGTGACGATCACCAGGGCCATGGAGAACGTGACCATGTACGGCGACGGCGCCATGAAGACCATCATCACCGGCAGCAGGAACTTCGCCGACGGCCTCACCACCTACAAAACCTCCACCTTCAGTAAGAAGAATTGCAGCCGTTTGGATTTCGCTTTTGCACGCGTGGCCTCATCAACCGCTGACACCAATTTGGACGCATGAAGACGAGCAGGGCGACGGCTTCATCGGCATCGCGCTGGGGTTCCGCAACACGGCCGGCGCGGCGAAGCACCAGGCGGTGGCGCTGCTGGTGCAGTCGGACAGGTCCATCTTCCTCAACTGCCGCATGGACGCGTACCAGGACACGCTGTACGCGCACTCCAAGGCGCAGTTCTACCGCAACTGCGTCATCTCGGGCACCATCGACTTCGTGTTCGGCGACGCGGCCGCCGTGTTCCAGAACTGCATCCTGGTCCTCCGCCGCCCCATGGACAACCAGCAGAACATCGCCACGGCGCAGGGCCGCGCCGACGGCCGCGAGAGCACGGGCTTCGTGTTCCAGTACTGCCGCTTCACCGCCGAGGCGGCGCTCAGGGACGCGTCCCGCCCCGCCATCCGCAGCTACCTCGCCCGCCCCTGGCGCGAGTTCTCGCGCACGCTCATCATGGAGTCCGAGATCCCCGCGTTCATCGACAAGGCCGGCTACCTGCCGTGGAACGGCGACTTCGGGCTCAAGACGCTGTGGTACGCCGAGTACGCGAACCGGGGGCCCGGCGCCGACACCGCTGGCCGCGTCACCTGGCCAGGGTACAAGAAGGTGATCAGCAAGGACGAGGCCGCCAAGTTCACCGTGCAGAGCTTCTTGCACGCCGAGCCGTGGCTCAAGCCCGCCGGCGCGCCGGTGAAGTACGGCTTCTGGGCGTGAGGACGTGCTCGTGGCGCGCATGCATCTGATTCCGAGGAACCTAGAGGACGCGATCCACAGCGACGTATGGAAGCGGAGGTCGGTTACCAAATGTGGCGCTGTTCAGTTGTTGGGAGCATGCTGATCCATGAACGGACCATAATCCTTGTACATTGTATGTGTTGATTTTGATACTGTATGTACATGTATTGGTATATCAGATTTTTGTTTTCAGTGTACCATATTATGAGttgcaaaaagaagaaaaagatagGTTGATATCAAATGATACATAGGaatgctctctctctctctctcaactcTCAACTCTCGACGGATACAGGAATGTCACAAACCCCAGGACTTCACATCAGCCTGTAGCATGATGGTTGGGATTTGGTTATACGCGCTTGGAAAATTACTAATTCATTCAGATCATCTCGGTCTTCTTCAGAGGAATTTTGGCCATTTCAGTTTCGGTCAATCTATTAGCAGAGTAGCACAGCTGATTTTACCTGGTAACATACACTGTCCACTGCTGATTTCACCTGGTAACAGAGATGCACTGCTGATTTCAAACAATCCCAATCAAAACCCCAAATTCATCCACCATTTCTTGCACACATTCCCCTCCACAGTCATCATGTAGGACTATTCTGCTAGTATATATAGTATAAGATGACAACACTACTAACTCTACACCCAGAGGCAACGGAGGCCTGATCGAGCCGGCACCGCTGGAGCAGACTCATCAAGAGGTGAGGCCGGCGGTGTACTTGATGCCGGTGGGCGGCAGCCACATGTTGCCCCCAATGAACTGCGCGACGGTGAAGTTGCCGGCCTCCGCGGGGCTGGTCATGACGTGGAACCCCGGCCACCGGACCCGCGAGccgacgccggcgccggggccggTGTTCATGTACTCCCCGTAGTAGAGCGTGTCGAGCGCGAACTCCCCGTCCCACGCAAGCCACCCCTCGGGGCGCACCGCGGCGCCGATGTACGACTGCATGAACACCACCCGGGAGTACTGCTTCCACGGCCGGCCGAGGTACGTCTGCGCCCCGGCGGTCCCGTTGCCGCCGCCGGAGGCCGCGAGGAGCTCGCCGTGGGCGGAGACGTTGCAGAACTGGAAGGCGAAGCCCGTGGTCATGTTGGCGTCGAGCCGGCCCTGCGCGGTGACGGAGTTCTTCTGCGCGGGCAGCGGGAGGCGCGCGAGGAGGAGGCAGTT
Protein-coding sequences here:
- the LOC112893108 gene encoding putative pectinesterase/pectinesterase inhibitor 45, which encodes MSAAFSDFGPLTERRRVEKQRQQRRRVMFAAAGASVVLILIVMGGAAVAYNASVQDEESDDSSSSSSSSLSSPSGGGGSGSSLISVSKSVKVVCAQTDHRDACEKSLSKAANASASSPKDIVRASVAVIGDAVGKAFDRSALATSDNPRVKAAVADCKEIYQDAKADLARTLRGIDAGGMDEVTKRGYELRVWLSAVIAHMETCIDGFPDGDLKKNMTATMESGKELTSNALAIIEKASSFLAALHITAASHRRLFSIREGEDVEKQPKVNHSGTFLGERGDDSPAPDSYRRLFSIREGEDVEKQPKVNHSGTFLGERDDSPAPDSYRRRLLGVEEDTAPWVNAPERRLLKGNNFQSRLTPNVVVAKDGSGKFKTINEALNAMPAKYTGRYLIYVKQGVYEEYVTITRAMENVTMYGDGAMKTIITGSRNFADGLTTYKTSTFNEQGDGFIGIALGFRNTAGAAKHQAVALLVQSDRSIFLNCRMDAYQDTLYAHSKAQFYRNCVISGTIDFVFGDAAAVFQNCILVLRRPMDNQQNIATAQGRADGRESTGFVFQYCRFTAEAALRDASRPAIRSYLARPWREFSRTLIMESEIPAFIDKAGYLPWNGDFGLKTLWYAEYANRGPGADTAGRVTWPGYKKVISKDEAAKFTVQSFLHAEPWLKPAGAPVKYGFWA